Proteins from one Niallia circulans genomic window:
- a CDS encoding ABC transporter permease, which translates to MLNLLTAERIKLLHSKKLWVVLAIFTALPILQVINTNWNVSNGAKLVQAIDTVVNGATSILMMEKNALTILLILSAFISFFIGEEFQNGTVRNALSLGRSRTHYYLSKLIIAAVLSLIGMIIMTCLGMAGFSTIFGFGNIAHISDYTSFAMKSFSTLYLLILANVSIYILITFLTKSIGISLIWSFLYTMGTGFGAGIFQQTEHFQQLTFWFTESFLFYSDFAAPIDIAKYPNMVLVSVITIVVSSTLGILLFKRTDIK; encoded by the coding sequence ATGCTTAATCTTTTAACAGCGGAAAGAATCAAGCTGCTTCACAGTAAAAAGTTATGGGTGGTTTTAGCTATTTTCACGGCACTTCCAATCCTGCAAGTTATAAATACGAATTGGAATGTTAGTAATGGGGCGAAGCTTGTTCAAGCTATTGATACAGTCGTTAATGGAGCAACAAGCATTTTGATGATGGAGAAAAATGCCTTGACGATTTTACTCATCCTTAGCGCCTTTATTAGCTTTTTTATTGGCGAAGAATTCCAAAATGGAACGGTTCGCAACGCCTTATCACTTGGCCGCAGCCGCACACATTATTATCTGTCGAAATTGATCATTGCCGCAGTTCTTTCTCTTATTGGTATGATCATCATGACCTGTCTTGGCATGGCAGGCTTCTCAACTATTTTTGGCTTTGGTAACATTGCACATATCAGTGATTACACTTCGTTCGCGATGAAATCATTTAGTACCTTATATCTGCTTATATTGGCGAACGTTTCTATTTATATTTTGATTACCTTTTTAACAAAAAGCATAGGAATTTCCCTTATTTGGAGCTTTCTTTATACGATGGGAACAGGCTTTGGCGCAGGCATCTTTCAGCAAACCGAGCATTTTCAGCAGCTTACATTTTGGTTCACGGAATCGTTCTTGTTCTATTCTGATTTTGCCGCACCAATAGATATTGCAAAATATCCTAATATGGTATTAGTAAGTGTGATTACAATCGTGGTATCATCAACGTTAGGAATCCTTCTGTTTAAACGAACAGACATAAAGTAG
- a CDS encoding response regulator transcription factor yields the protein MAAILIMEDDLAIHSLIKEALALHKLETLSAYSGTEGKLLFEQKQIDLVLLDLMLPGMNGQEFLQGIRQSSSVPVIVITAINEQHTKLDLLTSGADDYITKPFDITELLARIHIQLRHAAQASVSTRKDIHYEEISLNLDTREVKIKEQAIHLTGREYAILLLFLENPQKVFSRANIYESVWNEPFFDSDKTINMHISNLRNKLNREDTNYIKTVWGIGFKFD from the coding sequence ATGGCAGCGATATTAATCATGGAAGATGATTTGGCGATTCATTCACTTATAAAAGAAGCATTAGCTTTGCATAAGCTTGAAACACTCAGTGCCTATTCTGGTACGGAGGGGAAACTGCTTTTTGAACAAAAGCAAATAGATTTAGTACTGCTTGACTTAATGCTTCCGGGGATGAATGGACAAGAATTTCTGCAAGGAATCCGCCAGAGCTCAAGCGTTCCCGTCATTGTCATCACCGCCATAAATGAGCAGCATACAAAACTAGATTTATTAACGAGCGGGGCAGATGATTATATCACAAAGCCTTTTGACATAACGGAGCTGCTTGCACGGATTCACATTCAATTACGACATGCGGCGCAGGCTTCTGTCAGCACTAGGAAGGACATTCATTACGAGGAAATCAGCTTGAATTTAGACACTCGCGAAGTGAAGATAAAGGAGCAAGCCATTCACCTCACTGGCCGGGAATATGCAATCCTGCTGCTTTTTTTAGAAAATCCGCAGAAAGTATTCAGCCGTGCCAATATATACGAAAGTGTGTGGAATGAACCGTTTTTTGACAGTGATAAAACGATAAATATGCATATCAGCAATTTACGCAATAAGTTAAATAGAGAAGATACAAATTATATAAAGACAGTATGGGGCATTGGCTTCAAATTTGATTAA